One genomic window of Polaromonas sp. SP1 includes the following:
- a CDS encoding [protein-PII] uridylyltransferase, whose amino-acid sequence MNELAQVREHYKAGKAALLATLAASGASSRGIHSLLQKFARHADATLQLLWQRAGFPAAACLVAAGGFGRGELFPHSDVDVLLLLPEDTDVDADPALKAKVESFIGGCWDVGLEIGSSVRTASGCVEEAAKDVTVQTSLLEARLVAGSKKNFLQLQSRLAAVLDPQAFYVAKTLEMRQRHNKFENTPYSLEPNCKESPGGLRDLQVILWVARAAGLGKSWDDLARNGLATAFEVRQIKANEALLSLIRARLHLISGRREDRLVFDLQTAVAESFGYSAEADDGSKVPRRASEAVMKRYYWAAKAVTQLNQILLLNIEERLNPNTYPLRPINERFSDKAGMLEVASDDLYVREPHAILETFLLYETTVGIKGLSARTLRALYNARGLMNSRFRSDPVNRDTFRQILQQPEGITHAMRLMNQTSVLGRYLWIFRKIVGQMQHDLFHVYTVDQHILMVLRNVRRFFMAEHSHEYPMCSQLAAGWDKPWILYIAALFHDIAKGRGGDHSELGCKDVRVFCRQHGISTEDSQLIEFLVGEHLSMSRIAQKEDLSDPEVIAAFAKRVGNERYLTALYLLTVADIRGTSPKVWNAWKGKLLEDLYRYTLRVLGGRAPDADAEVEARKREALTTLALHAEPFEAHKALWDTLDVSYFMRHEAADIAWHARQLSRHVGKAKAIVRARRSSAGEGMQVLVYTPDAPDLFARICGYFDEAGFSILDAKIHTAKNGYALDTFQVVSPTLADHYRELAAMVEADLDRTIENPGPLPPPSKGRVSRRVKSFPIAPRVDLHPDEKAQRWLLSVSASDRAGLLYRIARVLARHRINLQLAKVSTLGERVEDTFLIDGPELQHNKAQIAIETELLEALNS is encoded by the coding sequence ATGAACGAGCTGGCGCAGGTGCGCGAGCACTACAAGGCCGGGAAAGCCGCCCTTCTTGCGACGCTGGCGGCCAGCGGTGCATCTTCCCGCGGTATTCACAGCCTGCTGCAAAAATTCGCCCGCCATGCCGACGCCACCTTGCAGCTGCTGTGGCAGCGCGCCGGCTTTCCTGCCGCGGCCTGCCTGGTCGCTGCGGGCGGCTTTGGCCGGGGTGAACTGTTCCCCCATTCCGATGTCGACGTGCTGCTGCTGCTGCCGGAAGACACCGATGTGGACGCCGACCCGGCCCTGAAGGCCAAGGTCGAGAGTTTTATCGGCGGCTGCTGGGACGTAGGCCTGGAAATCGGCTCCAGCGTACGCACGGCTTCCGGTTGCGTCGAAGAAGCAGCCAAAGACGTCACGGTGCAGACCTCGCTGCTCGAGGCCCGCCTGGTTGCCGGCTCCAAAAAGAACTTTCTGCAGCTGCAGAGCCGGCTGGCCGCGGTGCTGGACCCGCAGGCGTTTTACGTCGCCAAAACGCTGGAGATGCGCCAGCGCCACAACAAGTTCGAGAACACGCCCTACTCGCTCGAACCCAACTGCAAGGAATCACCCGGCGGCCTGCGCGACCTGCAGGTGATTCTGTGGGTGGCACGCGCCGCCGGGCTGGGCAAATCCTGGGACGACCTGGCCCGCAACGGCCTGGCCACAGCCTTTGAAGTGCGGCAGATCAAGGCCAACGAAGCCTTGCTGAGCCTGATACGCGCGCGCCTGCACCTGATTTCCGGGCGGCGTGAAGACCGCCTGGTGTTTGACCTGCAGACTGCCGTGGCCGAGTCCTTCGGTTATTCGGCCGAAGCCGACGATGGCAGCAAAGTGCCGCGTCGCGCCAGCGAGGCGGTGATGAAGCGCTACTACTGGGCCGCCAAGGCGGTGACGCAGCTCAATCAGATCCTGCTGCTCAACATTGAAGAGCGCCTGAACCCGAACACCTATCCGCTGCGCCCCATCAACGAACGCTTTTCCGACAAGGCCGGCATGCTGGAAGTGGCCAGCGACGACCTGTACGTGCGCGAGCCGCACGCCATCCTTGAAACCTTTTTGCTGTACGAAACGACGGTCGGCATCAAGGGCCTGTCGGCGCGCACGCTGCGTGCGCTCTACAACGCCCGCGGCCTGATGAACAGCAGGTTCCGCAGTGACCCCGTCAACCGCGACACCTTCCGCCAAATCCTGCAGCAGCCCGAGGGCATCACGCACGCCATGCGGCTGATGAACCAGACCTCGGTGCTGGGCCGTTACCTCTGGATCTTCCGCAAGATCGTCGGGCAGATGCAGCACGACCTGTTCCACGTCTACACAGTGGACCAGCACATCCTGATGGTGCTGCGCAATGTGCGGCGCTTTTTCATGGCCGAGCATTCGCATGAGTACCCCATGTGTTCGCAGCTCGCCGCCGGCTGGGACAAGCCCTGGATCCTGTACATCGCCGCCCTCTTCCACGACATTGCCAAGGGCCGCGGCGGCGACCATTCCGAGCTGGGGTGCAAGGACGTGCGCGTTTTCTGCCGCCAGCACGGCATAAGCACTGAAGACTCCCAACTCATCGAATTCCTGGTGGGCGAGCACCTGAGCATGAGCCGCATCGCCCAGAAAGAAGACCTGAGCGACCCGGAAGTGATTGCGGCATTTGCCAAACGTGTGGGCAACGAGCGTTACCTGACAGCGCTCTACCTGCTGACGGTGGCCGATATCCGCGGCACCAGCCCCAAAGTCTGGAACGCCTGGAAAGGCAAGCTGCTGGAGGACCTGTACCGCTACACCCTGCGCGTGCTGGGCGGCCGCGCGCCCGACGCCGATGCCGAGGTGGAAGCCCGCAAACGCGAAGCACTGACCACGCTGGCCTTACACGCCGAACCCTTTGAGGCGCACAAGGCGCTGTGGGATACGCTGGACGTCAGTTACTTCATGCGCCATGAAGCTGCCGACATCGCCTGGCACGCACGCCAGCTCTCGCGCCACGTGGGCAAGGCCAAGGCGATTGTGCGCGCGCGACGCTCGTCGGCCGGCGAAGGCATGCAGGTGCTGGTCTACACGCCCGATGCGCCTGACCTTTTTGCGCGCATCTGCGGCTACTTCGACGAAGCCGGTTTCAGCATTTTGGACGCGAAGATCCATACCGCCAAGAACGGCTACGCCCTGGATACCTTCCAGGTTGTCAGCCCGACTCTGGCCGACCACTACCGCGAGCTGGCGGCCATGGTGGAGGCCGACCTGGACCGCACCATCGAGAACCCGGGCCCGCTGCCGCCGCCGAGCAAAGGCCGCGTCTCGCGCCGCGTCAAAAGCTTCCCCATTGCGCCGCGGGTGGACTTGCATCCCGACGAAAAAGCCCAGCGCTGGCTGCTCAGCGTCTCGGCCAGCGACCGGGCCGGCTTGCTCTACCGCATCGCCCGTGTGCTGGCTCGCCACCGCATCAATCTGCAACTGGCCAAGGTCAGCACGCTGGGCGAGCGCGTGGAAGATACCTTCCTGATCGATGGGCCCGAGCTGCAGCACAACAAGGCGCAGATCGCGATCGAAACTGAGCTGCTCGAAGCGCTCAATAGCTGA
- a CDS encoding methyltransferase, translating into MSHAPVSGAVPIAGTASPLPYLLKFETVSGSGDDLQLRSLLNRQQFHDPLGEAEREGISSSAWPIFGLLWPSGRVLAHAMLTFELEGKRILELGCGLALASLVVHRRGGNITASDCHPLAAAFLLENLKLNHLPAMKYQTGNWGRANPLLERFDLIIGSDVLYDRGQPELLSQFIELHALPHTEVLIVDPDRGNRASFNRKMDALGYSRTETRVTQLPGVGGAYKGRLLQYLRKPAI; encoded by the coding sequence ATGTCGCACGCTCCCGTTTCGGGGGCAGTTCCCATCGCCGGAACTGCTTCTCCATTGCCCTACCTCCTCAAGTTTGAAACCGTCAGCGGCAGCGGTGACGACTTGCAGCTGCGCTCGCTGCTAAACCGGCAGCAATTCCATGATCCCCTCGGTGAGGCCGAGCGCGAAGGCATCTCCTCCTCGGCCTGGCCGATATTCGGGCTGCTTTGGCCCTCGGGCCGCGTGCTGGCCCATGCCATGCTGACTTTTGAGCTGGAAGGCAAGCGCATCCTGGAGCTCGGTTGCGGCCTGGCGCTCGCCAGCCTGGTGGTGCATCGCCGCGGCGGCAACATCACCGCCAGCGACTGCCATCCGCTGGCCGCTGCGTTCCTGCTGGAAAACCTCAAACTCAACCATCTGCCGGCCATGAAATACCAGACGGGCAATTGGGGGCGCGCCAACCCGCTGCTGGAGCGATTTGACCTGATCATCGGCAGCGACGTGCTGTACGACCGCGGGCAGCCGGAGCTGCTGTCGCAGTTCATCGAGCTGCATGCGCTGCCGCACACCGAAGTGCTGATCGTGGACCCCGATCGCGGCAACCGGGCCAGTTTCAATCGCAAGATGGATGCTTTGGGCTATTCGCGCACCGAGACCCGTGTGACCCAGTTGCCGGGGGTGGGCGGCGCTTACAAGGGACGGTTGCTGCAGTACCTGCGCAAACCCGCCATCTGA
- the def gene encoding peptide deformylase translates to MTIREILKMGDPRLLRVAQPVTAFDTDELHLLISDMFDTMRAVNGAGLAAPQIGVDLQLVIFGTDTVNPRYPDAPVVPRTVLLNPLITPLGPEEEDGWEGCLSVPGLRGLVPRLSRIRYSGFDQYGDAIERTVDGFHARVVQHECDHLIGKLYPMRIRDFSQFGFTEVLFPGLDASDDD, encoded by the coding sequence ATGACCATTCGCGAAATTCTCAAAATGGGCGACCCGCGGCTGTTGCGCGTGGCCCAGCCCGTCACGGCGTTTGACACCGACGAGTTGCACCTGCTCATTTCGGACATGTTCGACACCATGCGCGCCGTTAATGGCGCCGGCCTGGCGGCTCCCCAAATCGGTGTTGATTTACAACTGGTGATCTTCGGCACCGATACGGTCAACCCGCGCTATCCAGACGCGCCGGTCGTTCCCCGCACCGTCTTGCTGAACCCGCTGATCACGCCCTTGGGCCCTGAGGAGGAAGACGGCTGGGAAGGCTGCCTTTCCGTGCCCGGCCTGCGGGGCCTTGTCCCGCGCCTCTCGCGGATCCGTTACAGCGGCTTCGACCAGTACGGCGACGCCATCGAGCGCACGGTGGACGGCTTTCATGCGCGGGTCGTGCAGCACGAATGTGACCACCTGATCGGCAAGCTTTATCCCATGCGCATTCGCGACTTCAGCCAGTTCGGGTTTACGGAAGTGCTGTTCCCCGGCCTGGACGCGTCCGACGACGACTGA
- a CDS encoding MgtC/SapB family protein, with product MQALETISIPDLLDSLVSLSSAFVFGALIGFERQYRQRTAGLRTNVLVAVGAAIFVDMANRLTGASGAVHVVAYVVSGIGFLGAGVIMREEGNVRGLNTAATLWCSGAVGACAGADLVVQAGIATLFVLAANTLLRPIVNQINRLPLDVQSAEVTNTVYVVTSGAHQKEVLAILEKSLEALHYPTNDLEVYAFGEEGVKIQATLVAIAVDGAAMDRLVAQLGDLPMVSQAYWSASTTE from the coding sequence ATGCAGGCGCTTGAAACCATCAGCATCCCCGACCTTCTGGACTCGCTCGTCAGCCTGTCCTCCGCCTTCGTCTTCGGCGCGCTGATCGGCTTTGAACGCCAGTATCGGCAACGCACGGCCGGGCTCAGGACCAATGTGCTGGTGGCTGTGGGCGCCGCGATTTTTGTGGACATGGCGAACCGGCTGACAGGTGCTTCGGGTGCGGTGCATGTGGTGGCGTATGTGGTCTCGGGCATCGGCTTTCTGGGCGCCGGCGTGATCATGCGCGAGGAGGGCAATGTGCGTGGCCTCAATACCGCGGCGACCCTTTGGTGCTCAGGTGCGGTGGGGGCCTGCGCAGGTGCGGACCTCGTGGTGCAGGCGGGCATCGCGACGCTTTTTGTATTGGCCGCCAACACGCTGCTGCGGCCCATCGTCAACCAGATCAACCGGTTGCCGCTGGATGTGCAGTCCGCCGAGGTGACCAATACGGTCTACGTCGTCACCAGTGGAGCCCACCAGAAAGAAGTGCTGGCCATCCTCGAGAAATCGCTGGAAGCGCTGCATTACCCCACCAACGACCTGGAGGTGTACGCCTTTGGCGAGGAAGGCGTGAAGATCCAGGCGACGCTGGTGGCGATTGCGGTGGATGGCGCCGCCATGGACCGCCTCGTCGCACAACTGGGTGATTTGCCCATGGTGAGCCAAGCCTACTGGAGCGCCAGCACCACCGAATAG
- the ligA gene encoding NAD-dependent DNA ligase LigA encodes MATKDLFAQPEPSPQPSSDAARVAALRAELHLHAHRYYVLDEPTIPDAEYDRLFKELQALEAAHPELLTADSPTQRVGGKPLDQFASVRHKVPMLSIRTETDTEASGAQNFDTRVRKELGLAESDPPVEYVAELKFDGLAMSLRYENGILVQAATRGDGEVGEDVTQNIRTINQIPLRLPADAPPVMEVRGEVYMRRADFEALNEKQREKIAQGAKGEKTFVNPRNAAAGGVRQLDPALAARRRLSFFAYGLGDISPPEEGGPAFETHFQLLLKLRSWGFPVAAQTQLAQGAPELIAFHQAIGKQRDSLPYDIDGVVYKVNSLALQKKMGFVTREPRWAVAHKYPAQEQLTTVQAIEVQVGRTGKLTPVAKLAPVFVGGVTVTNATLHNEDEARRKDVRVGDTVIVRRAGDVIPEVVSVLLDKRVQDAPQFTMPRKCPVCGSDAVREEGEADYRCTGGLFCGAQRKEAILHYAHRRAVEVEGLGDKLVEQLVDANVIRTLPDLYKLGLTALASLDRMAEKSANNLLEALEKSKQTTLPRFLFGLGIRHVGEATAKELARHFGKLDAIMDATEEQLLEVSDVGPIVAQSIRTFFEQPHNREVVEQLRACGVTWEEGEPAARAPQPLSGKTFVITGTLPTLSRDEAKDKVEAAGGKVAGSVSKKTDYVVAGEEAGSKLVKAQTLGIPVIDEAALLAMLAMLADS; translated from the coding sequence ATGGCCACCAAAGACCTGTTTGCGCAGCCTGAACCTTCGCCGCAGCCGAGCTCCGACGCGGCGCGCGTCGCTGCTCTGCGCGCGGAGCTGCACCTGCACGCGCACCGCTATTACGTGCTCGACGAGCCGACCATTCCCGATGCCGAGTACGACAGGCTGTTCAAGGAGTTGCAGGCGCTGGAGGCAGCCCACCCCGAACTGCTGACAGCGGATTCGCCGACCCAGCGCGTGGGCGGCAAGCCGCTGGACCAGTTTGCGAGCGTGCGCCACAAGGTGCCCATGCTCAGTATCCGGACCGAAACCGATACCGAAGCCAGCGGCGCGCAAAACTTCGACACCCGCGTGCGCAAGGAGCTGGGCCTGGCCGAGTCCGACCCGCCGGTCGAGTACGTGGCCGAGCTCAAGTTCGACGGCCTGGCCATGAGCTTGCGCTATGAAAACGGCATCCTGGTGCAGGCCGCCACGCGCGGCGACGGTGAAGTCGGTGAGGACGTGACGCAGAACATCCGCACCATCAACCAGATTCCGCTTCGACTGCCAGCCGATGCTCCGCCGGTCATGGAAGTGCGCGGTGAGGTCTACATGCGCCGCGCGGATTTTGAAGCGCTGAACGAAAAGCAGCGCGAGAAGATCGCCCAAGGTGCGAAAGGCGAGAAGACCTTCGTCAACCCGCGCAACGCGGCGGCCGGCGGTGTGCGCCAGCTGGATCCGGCCCTGGCCGCGCGGCGGCGCCTGAGCTTTTTTGCCTACGGCCTGGGGGATATCTCGCCGCCGGAAGAGGGCGGCCCGGCGTTTGAGACCCATTTCCAGTTGCTGCTGAAGCTGCGTTCATGGGGTTTTCCGGTTGCAGCCCAGACGCAGCTTGCACAAGGCGCTCCTGAATTGATAGCATTTCACCAGGCCATCGGCAAGCAGCGCGACAGCCTGCCTTATGACATTGATGGCGTGGTCTACAAGGTCAACAGCCTGGCGCTGCAGAAAAAGATGGGCTTTGTGACGCGCGAGCCGCGCTGGGCCGTGGCGCACAAATACCCGGCGCAGGAGCAGCTCACCACAGTGCAGGCCATTGAAGTGCAGGTCGGCCGCACCGGCAAGCTCACGCCTGTAGCCAAGCTGGCGCCGGTGTTTGTGGGCGGCGTCACCGTCACCAACGCCACGCTGCACAACGAAGACGAAGCCCGCCGCAAAGACGTGCGGGTCGGCGATACCGTCATCGTGCGCCGCGCCGGCGACGTGATTCCCGAAGTGGTCAGCGTGCTGCTGGACAAACGTGTGCAGGATGCGCCGCAGTTCACCATGCCGCGCAAATGCCCGGTCTGCGGCTCAGATGCCGTGCGCGAAGAGGGCGAGGCCGATTACCGCTGCACCGGAGGCCTGTTTTGCGGCGCCCAGCGCAAGGAAGCCATCCTGCATTACGCGCACCGGCGTGCCGTGGAGGTCGAAGGCCTGGGTGACAAGCTGGTCGAACAATTGGTGGATGCCAATGTGATCCGCACCTTGCCCGACCTCTACAAGCTGGGCCTCACGGCGCTGGCCAGCCTGGACCGCATGGCGGAAAAATCGGCCAACAACCTGCTTGAAGCACTCGAAAAATCCAAGCAGACGACGCTGCCGCGCTTCCTGTTCGGTCTGGGCATACGCCATGTGGGTGAAGCCACCGCCAAAGAGCTGGCACGCCACTTCGGCAAGCTGGACGCCATCATGGATGCCACCGAGGAGCAATTGCTGGAAGTGAGCGATGTCGGCCCCATCGTGGCCCAGAGCATCCGCACCTTCTTTGAGCAGCCGCACAACCGCGAAGTGGTCGAGCAGTTACGCGCCTGCGGCGTGACCTGGGAGGAGGGCGAGCCGGCCGCACGCGCCCCGCAGCCGCTTTCCGGCAAGACCTTTGTCATCACCGGCACGCTGCCGACCTTGAGCCGCGACGAGGCCAAAGACAAGGTCGAGGCGGCCGGCGGCAAGGTGGCTGGTTCTGTCAGTAAAAAAACCGACTACGTGGTGGCTGGCGAGGAGGCCGGCAGCAAGCTGGTCAAGGCGCAAACGCTGGGCATTCCCGTGATTGACGAAGCGGCGCTGCTGGCCATGCTGGCCATGCTGGCCGATAGTTAA
- a CDS encoding cell division protein ZipA C-terminal FtsZ-binding domain-containing protein, translating to MSTLQISLAVAGGLVLAAVVAHSAWSSRRNLPKQATPEAPAPEQEATATPDGEGAVTERLEPSFDVDSGLASLASLTAMAPDRKPGLDVLIDAVAPVVIEGVVSGEAALAAMPSTRRAGSKPFGVEGLSVITGEWEFPTAGHRYSAFQCGVQLANRTGALNQIEYSEFVMKAQAFADAIGGEPEFPEMLDEVARARELDQFASGHDAQLSFTLRAVNTAWSPGYVQQSAARLGFVAGSIPGRMVLPANQQGHAPILGLAFDTQAAMAEDPEQTALRELTLSLDVPQVLRSEQPFARMCEAALSLAANMDGVIIDDNGNLIRPEAMEVIHADLEQLYDTLDSRDLSAGSVLGRRLFS from the coding sequence ATGAGCACATTGCAGATCAGTCTGGCGGTGGCGGGCGGGCTGGTATTGGCCGCCGTGGTGGCCCACAGCGCCTGGTCGTCGCGCCGAAACCTGCCCAAGCAGGCCACGCCGGAGGCACCCGCGCCCGAACAGGAGGCTACGGCGACGCCAGATGGCGAAGGCGCAGTCACTGAACGGCTGGAGCCCAGTTTTGACGTCGATTCAGGGCTGGCATCGCTGGCGTCGCTCACCGCCATGGCGCCCGACAGAAAACCCGGCCTCGACGTGCTGATCGACGCCGTCGCGCCGGTGGTGATTGAGGGCGTGGTCTCGGGTGAAGCCGCACTGGCCGCCATGCCCAGCACGCGCCGCGCCGGCAGCAAGCCTTTTGGCGTGGAAGGCCTGAGCGTGATCACCGGCGAATGGGAATTCCCCACGGCCGGCCACCGCTACAGCGCTTTTCAGTGCGGCGTGCAACTGGCCAACCGCACCGGCGCGCTCAACCAGATCGAATACTCCGAGTTTGTGATGAAGGCGCAGGCGTTTGCCGACGCCATCGGCGGTGAGCCCGAATTTCCGGAAATGCTCGACGAAGTCGCCCGTGCCCGCGAGCTGGACCAGTTCGCCAGCGGCCACGATGCACAGCTGAGCTTTACCCTGCGCGCCGTCAACACCGCCTGGAGTCCTGGCTACGTGCAGCAAAGTGCGGCCCGGCTGGGCTTTGTCGCCGGCTCCATCCCCGGGCGCATGGTGCTGCCGGCCAACCAGCAGGGCCACGCGCCCATCCTGGGCCTGGCCTTTGACACGCAAGCCGCCATGGCCGAAGACCCCGAGCAGACCGCGCTGCGCGAACTCACACTCTCCCTGGATGTGCCCCAGGTGCTGCGCTCCGAGCAGCCGTTTGCGCGCATGTGCGAAGCCGCGCTGTCCCTGGCCGCCAACATGGACGGCGTGATCATCGACGACAACGGCAACCTGATCCGCCCCGAGGCGATGGAAGTCATCCACGCCGACCTGGAACAGTTGTACGACACGCTGGACAGCCGCGATTTGTCGGCGGGCTCGGTGCTGGGCCGCCGCCTTTTCTCTTGA